The DNA region TTCCAACACACTCTGCCCGACTAAATTCAGGGTTGGACAGCTGTGTGACACAATTTTTCTTGGCTGACTGTGAAGAAGAGAAACATGAATCCATACTAGATATGACTACAGTGGACTCTCCCCCAATGTGAGAGGATGTGATGACAGATACTCTAGTCTCTCCGTGTGACCCTGAGTCCTGGGCTGTATCTGCTACATCAACACTACCTGAAGCACTGGATTTACTATCATAACTAGATGAAGTCATTAACATTTTACTTGGAGGCTGGTCTTGACTAGAAGTACTGCtgttatgtacatatttacGCTTCTTTGGCCATGTGACCGATGAACCTGGGGGCATTTCAATGTTTCTGGTTTCTACATCTCTTTCAACTTTTTTGTttcctgtgatattgttttgtgtgCTTTCTGGGTTATCCGTATTTTGTGATGACCTTCCACCAGAAGCTGATGAAGCTGATGGACGAGGTCCTTTTTCCATGCTGACCACTATGACATCATCCTGGTCACTTTCTTCTTTGATGTGTGATCTATCTGCGCTTTTTGTATTTCTGTCAAATTGGTCTGTTCTTTTCGTATAACTAGTGGAAGGCGGCTCAGTTTTGATGTACGAGGATTGCCTAGATTCTTCATTACATGTAGTCGTAGCCCAAATTGAATTTCCCTCCCATTTAGAGTCATCTGTTTGAGATGAATCATCAATGACGGAATGCTGTTGATCTGAATGGTCCTTACCACATGTAGAGTTAGGATCTGTTTGATATAATGAAGACTGATTCATGCTAGAGTTGTGCGTAGAGGATTCAGTCCTATGGTTTCTTGTAGTATTTCTAGCTACAGAATAGCGCGTCGGGTTGAGGAGTTGATCGCTGGAGTAGTCAGAGAGATGGTGAGTCCTCCTTTGGTCAGAACTACTGGCTGAACTGTATGTTCTATCACTCTCATCCTCCGAGTAGATGTCTGACATAGTTTGATCTCGTGAGTTGGTCATACTGTTGTGTATTCTATGGTGTCTAACAGTCGACCCACTATTTGATCGACTTCTGACCGACCTATTTGGAGAATTTATTGGTGTAGAAGAATAAGTATACCGACTACTGTTTTCATGGTTCCTGTCCTCTTCTATACCAAAGTCTCGATCCACATCATCATCGGACGAAGATGAAGATGAAGAAGATGAAGATGACAAAACACTGACATCAGAATGCCATATGTGATTACGAGAGCGTGTGTTAGTGCTGGGTGTAGCAGCTGTGTCTCCACTAACTGCTGTACTTGATACTTGGTTACCATTCACATCAGTCGAGTTTGGCTGGCTAGTGGTTTGACTCTGAGTACCGGTATTTACATCATTATTGTTGTCTGTTCTATTTCTAGACTGTGTGAGGTCAGTTCCATTTCTATGAGAGAATGCAGAGCGCCACCTGACGTTACGCTGGTCCACGTACACAGTACCAGGAGGAATATTGGTGTTATGTGCGTCATCAAACCTTTCATTGCTGTAATCCTCCAGTATAAAGTTAGACAAATCCGATTCATCACCACTACTGCTGAAAGAGTATGGGGAGTAAGATGGAGAGGAATATGGAGAACGATGTCGCCGCTGCTGTAGTTCTCTGGAGAGATCTTCCAAGTTTTTCTTCATTGTCTTGGTCAATTCTGTCAATTCTTTAACACTCTTTTTCAGAGTTTCCACAAGTGCCGTACTTTCTGTAGttaagaagaaaagaaaataagtcCAATAACGCAAATGTAAGCATATAGTGTTTAACCAGTTTATAAACAGCTCAGATTTGGAGAAACAagcaagaggcccagagggcctgtattgatCGCTTGTTTTAAATCAGTCATAACAAACTACTCTGGCTTAGAACCTCATACAACAGTCATGTATTGAAGTTATGGATTCCATTTTCATGAAAGCTTAGAACCTCATACAACAGAGTCATGTATTGAAGTTATGGATTTCATTTTCATGAAACAGTCatattcaaaagaaaattgaaagCATATCAagttgatatatacatatataatacacgATATCTATTCAAAAGAACGTAACATTCTGAGAAGAAATCTAGCCAAATTGACTCCTCACTTCAGGCCCacgaaaacaaataatttttttccttttcgAAACAAATTCTAGAATGAAGTTTTCCCTAATGTTATATGGACTAAAAAAATACTTACCAGTTGCAAATTTCTGGAGTTGTTTAAAACAATCATGGCTATCAAACACAGAGATTGGTATCATAAGTCGGCACTGTTTGTTGCATCTCTTCTCCCGATATTCACAAAGATCCTCTTCATGTTCACTCAAATCTTTCCGCAGGACTTCAATACCACACTTACTGAAACGGCATTTTAATTTCTCATAGTCACAGATCTTTAAATGGCTATCATACTGTTCCAGGGTGAGAATTTCCTTGCAGCCATTCACACTGAAATCGCAGGACATCTGAAGACGATTAATCATGTTCTGAACAAGAGGCAGGACTGGTTTGAGACGTGTGGCCCTGAGACTGCGGCGACAGGTGGGACAGTTGTGATGATTGTTTAGCCAGGTTTCTATACAGATCTTACAGAACACATGTCTACAGGGACTCTCCATTGGGGAGTCCAGCACACACTGGCATATACAACAAATCAGGTCAGGGTCAGGAGCATGGCTAAATTTCTCTACGTCAAATCGAGACATCCTACTGGATTCTcctgaaatgaaaaacaaagaatgCTTTAATTTATGTTTGGTTAaattgcaatctgattaaaatacagatacaaATATACCTACTATCTTTCCTTTTGATCTGACAACACTCTATTAGAGGTCAATTTCTGGTGACCCTTCgaattggccaatcaaattgctgttTCCAGAATCTTGGGAGTGAATTTCAGAGGGCAAAATAGTTTGAATGAACTGTCAAACTTATTTTCATGTACATAATTATCTCGCCCTAAGAGCTCAATCAATCTAattataagtatatatgtatactgaaaCGAAATGctgttttcaattgatgtagctatataatatacacatcTTTATAATCTTGAACCGTTTAAAAAGATCAAATTTTATGTTTACTATTCATCTTATTGAATAAAACAAAGTTTTCTACACTTCTTTTTGAATAGATTAAACTAAGATTTGTATACTTTATCTTATGgattaattaaacaaagattTGTATACTttgatcattttttatttttttatttttgatgctGCAAAATTGGGAGTATGGCGATCTCATTGTCAACCTTAAGCTTGTTCTTGTAACCTCTGTGACAATCTTGTGGTTTTGCGGCTAAGATATGAAAGGTGACTTTGACTTGAGGCCAAGATTGAGAGGTGACCTCCTTTTGAGTAATTAATGTTATCAGTATACGTAAGGTGTAATTTGtcattgataaaaatgttaatcATTATTAACTCTTTATgtgttttcatttcacagaattaTGCATTTGGGTAACTAAATGATTATGCAAATACAGGGCTGTTTTTTTACATTACTAAAGGCAAAcagaaatgcatttttttttttttttttttttgctttcgttttgaatgccatagtGGTCTTTtttacaaggtttattttggatTGGTGCTCAACAAGAAAAGCCAAGATTTTGCCTCGTCATCTCAACTTTCCTAATTAAATcttgcaccaaaataaaccttgttttgtttgtttgtttgtttgtttgtttgattaattaaagtcctattaacagctatggtcatgtaaggacggcctcccatgtatgcgatgtgttgtgtgtatgttgtgggaggtgcatgttttgggagactacagtttattaatgttgtgtcgtcttgtatagtggaacttttgccctttttatagtgctatatcactgaagcatgccgccgaagacaccaagcaacacactccacccggtcacattatactgacaacgggtgaaccagtcgtcccactccctgtatgctgagcgacaagcaggagcagaaactaccacttttatagactttggtgtgtttcagccaggggacagaacccagagccttcctcacagaggcgagcgctcaaccaaaggccaaaagtgaggtgatgtcaagggagacattaggaagaattaaagtaatttaggaagaaagaaaagataagatcctaaatttagtcgccttttacgatcatgcaataggggcagcaggtacaattctaatgccctacctccTTGTTTTGTAAGACActgaccatgtattctctaATTATTTTGACACTACGATGGTGCATGCATGTATGCATAGATGACACAGATAAATAATTTGGGGTTTTGGACATATACATTActagtctgctaaacctgcctatattatttggcttttttaattttattttgttttttgttttacctaATATGCAGtcggcaaaaaaaaaataattaaaaaaatctaataatatagacaggtttagtggactaatATGTTATgagcgcttttgtgtttgtgcacagtactagtatatatatagttttaaacatatgttagaaaacataaataaattgtcTCCATTTGCAAGCACAATAAAATCATGGGAtgatatacctgtacaggtaaacattaaATACCACTGTGTACAGGTGACTATCTGACAgtgcctatatatatacacacctgtacctGTTCCTCCCACCTTTAATTAGGTAGTTAGGTAATATCTGACCAGGTGTAATTAGTTACCTGGCACCTGTATAAAAGGACTCCTGGTATATCTTTATGACCATTTGATTTACTGCcaactaaaattaaaacaatcacTATTGATGTCATAtggggatacttttttgatggggatacaaatttgatatgacaccggtgtcatatcaaatttgtatcccccatcaaaaaagtatccggaTACTTTTTTGCCCATCAAAATAGTATCCGGGGATACTTTTTtgcccatcaaaaaagtatcccccctatcaaaaaagtatccccccCATGACATCAATAGtgattgttataattttagTTGGCAGTAAATCAAATGGTCATAAAGATATACCAGGAGTCCCTTTACAAGTACCAGGTAACTAATTACACCTGGTCAGGTATTACCTAACTACCTAATTAGTGGTGGGACGGACAGGTACAGGTGTGTCTATATATAGGCACTGTCAGATAGTCACCTGTACACAGTGGTATTAccaaatgtttacctgtacaggtacatcatcCCATGATTTTATTGTGCTTGCAAAttgatacaatttat from Argopecten irradians isolate NY chromosome 5, Ai_NY, whole genome shotgun sequence includes:
- the LOC138324029 gene encoding dentin sialophosphoprotein-like translates to MSRFDVEKFSHAPDPDLICCICQCVLDSPMESPCRHVFCKICIETWLNNHHNCPTCRRSLRATRLKPVLPLVQNMINRLQMSCDFSVNGCKEILTLEQYDSHLKICDYEKLKCRFSKCGIEVLRKDLSEHEEDLCEYREKRCNKQCRLMIPISVFDSHDCFKQLQKFATESTALVETLKKSVKELTELTKTMKKNLEDLSRELQQRRHRSPYSSPSYSPYSFSSSGDESDLSNFILEDYSNERFDDAHNTNIPPGTVYVDQRNVRWRSAFSHRNGTDLTQSRNRTDNNNDVNTGTQSQTTSQPNSTDVNGNQVSSTAVSGDTAATPSTNTRSRNHIWHSDVSVLSSSSSSSSSSSDDDVDRDFGIEEDRNHENSSRYTYSSTPINSPNRSVRSRSNSGSTVRHHRIHNSMTNSRDQTMSDIYSEDESDRTYSSASSSDQRRTHHLSDYSSDQLLNPTRYSVARNTTRNHRTESSTHNSSMNQSSLYQTDPNSTCGKDHSDQQHSVIDDSSQTDDSKWEGNSIWATTTCNEESRQSSYIKTEPPSTSYTKRTDQFDRNTKSADRSHIKEESDQDDVIVVSMEKGPRPSASSASGGRSSQNTDNPESTQNNITGNKKVERDVETRNIEMPPGSSVTWPKKRKYVHNSSTSSQDQPPSKMLMTSSSYDSKSSASGSVDVADTAQDSGSHGETRVSVITSSHIGGESTVVISSMDSCFSSSQSAKKNCVTQLSNPEFSRAECVGTEFPSGNDGPEKTLFGNEEIDPDLTFGLRGYNSDTDDTWEPQESDGDYEMTPGSDTSGTWQITTPSHQLGTASNGRSQSESDDTWEPRIQRDNDSLSDDDDSYLSDLDIDTDSSYEVRIPMSVAQLLDKYASEDHGSDDSWTPH